Proteins encoded together in one Bombus affinis isolate iyBomAffi1 chromosome 2, iyBomAffi1.2, whole genome shotgun sequence window:
- the LOC126924353 gene encoding uncharacterized protein LOC126924353, with protein sequence MQSIGTPSQSMPKFSNTASKKSPSRNKPRSRTIGINNATSGRLPTILLQLPGRPGLRFLVDSGAGINLLKQRCYPGKTTIPGTKKFSMGHSEYESNSKVKLNLFDKKIDLSLIDDDFPIIEDGVLGLPGLNQYRFELSNETLKLDNNTLLLQQEPTLAPGETVQKIVYLEGKPTPVCFINGDKEENTLLAN encoded by the exons atgcaatcgattgggacaccttcccaatcaatgccaaaattttcgaataccgcctcaaagaaaagcccctccaggaataaaccacgttcaagaacaatcggaattaacaatgctacctcagGAAGATTACCCACAATACTACTACAATTACCGGgacgaccaggattgcgatttctcgttgactccggggcaggaatcaacttgcttaaacaaagatgctacccaggaaagacaacaataccaggcacaaagaaattctccatgggacattccgaatacgaatctaattccaaagtcaaattgaatttgttcgacaaaaagatagacttatctttaatagatgacgattttccaattatagaagatggcgtattaggcttacccggtttgaatcaatatcgattcgaactctccaatgaaacattgaaattagataacaacacccttctgctgcaacaagaaccaacccttgcaccaggagaaaccgttcaaaaaattgtatacctcgaagggaagccaacgccagtgtgctttatcaatggtg acaaagaagaaaacacacttttagccaattag